The following are encoded in a window of Lactobacillus panisapium genomic DNA:
- the rsmB gene encoding 16S rRNA (cytosine(967)-C(5))-methyltransferase RsmB: MLNKSARAVALETLIRILCDGSYSNISLNNSLRSTNLSQADRNFATRLVYGTVQYKIFLDYQLQDLIKTKLKEEYLKPLLLMSGYQLIFMDKVPDRAVLNEANLLAKKFGKKNSTGYKIINGILRSLIRRGTVLPEKNNLVHYLSVKESTPKWLVEYLISHWGEKRAGSILASINETAKNTVRVSSLANPDEVFSKLTELDFAPQRSQLSDDVFVLSRGGIVNSTLFKKGELTVQDEAASLAVSAFDFIGDENVLDACSAPGGKTVQIAEKIPTGQVIALDIHENKLRLVRQNATRMNVIDRVKTMAMDARKADESFDQQQFDKILVDAPCSGLGLLRRKPEIRYNKHPADLKQLQQIQLNILDHVSKLLNESGELVYSTCTIATEEDEEVVEKFLEQHSKYRLQSFKAGNLEAPNGMLKILPDSYNSDGFFIAKFVMRG, translated from the coding sequence TTGCTAAATAAAAGTGCGCGCGCAGTTGCATTAGAAACTTTAATTCGTATTTTGTGTGATGGTTCGTACTCCAATATCAGCTTAAATAATAGTTTGCGATCAACGAATCTATCACAAGCTGATCGTAATTTTGCCACAAGACTAGTTTATGGTACGGTTCAATATAAAATCTTTTTGGATTATCAATTACAGGATTTAATTAAAACTAAACTTAAGGAAGAGTATCTGAAGCCGTTACTTCTAATGTCGGGTTATCAGCTCATTTTTATGGATAAAGTTCCTGATCGTGCCGTTTTAAACGAGGCGAATTTGCTAGCAAAGAAATTTGGCAAAAAAAATTCGACTGGATACAAAATCATTAACGGTATCTTGCGTTCGTTAATTCGCAGAGGGACTGTTTTACCTGAAAAAAATAATTTAGTCCATTATTTAAGTGTAAAAGAGAGCACGCCTAAATGGTTAGTAGAATATCTGATTAGTCACTGGGGTGAAAAGCGCGCTGGCAGTATTTTAGCCAGCATTAATGAAACCGCGAAGAATACAGTGCGCGTTTCTAGTTTAGCTAATCCTGATGAGGTATTTTCTAAATTAACAGAACTTGATTTTGCACCACAAAGATCACAATTGTCTGATGATGTCTTTGTTCTTAGTCGAGGTGGTATCGTAAATTCTACTTTGTTCAAGAAAGGCGAATTGACAGTTCAAGATGAAGCTGCTAGTTTGGCTGTAAGTGCATTTGACTTTATTGGTGATGAGAATGTTCTTGATGCATGTAGTGCACCGGGTGGTAAAACCGTTCAAATAGCTGAAAAAATACCTACTGGTCAAGTAATTGCCTTGGATATCCATGAAAATAAGCTTCGCTTAGTTCGTCAAAACGCGACACGAATGAATGTAATTGACCGCGTAAAAACGATGGCTATGGATGCTCGTAAAGCCGATGAATCATTTGACCAACAACAATTTGATAAAATTTTAGTTGATGCGCCATGTTCCGGCTTAGGCTTGTTAAGACGAAAACCGGAAATTAGGTATAATAAACATCCAGCTGATTTAAAACAATTACAGCAAATTCAGTTGAATATTCTTGACCACGTGTCTAAGCTATTAAATGAAAGTGGTGAATTGGTTTATTCAACTTGTACGATTGCTACTGAAGAAGATGAAGAAGTAGTCGAGAAATTTTTAGAGCAGCATTCTAAATATCGGTTACAGTCTTTTAAAGCAGGTAATCTTGAAGCTCCAAATGGGATGCTTAAAATTTTACCTGATAGTTATAATAGTGACGGCTTTTTCATTGCCAAGTTTGTGATGCGAGGTTAA
- the rpoZ gene encoding DNA-directed RNA polymerase subunit omega: protein MRVTYPSIDKLLAQVDSRYSLSVLAAKRAHELEAGEPEALKEYKSQKPVGKALEEIEAGKVTVDSSHREVNQ from the coding sequence ATGAGAGTTACATACCCATCAATTGATAAATTATTGGCACAAGTTGATTCACGCTATTCTTTATCTGTACTTGCTGCCAAGAGAGCACATGAGTTAGAGGCTGGCGAGCCAGAGGCATTAAAAGAATACAAATCACAAAAGCCAGTTGGTAAAGCCCTTGAAGAGATTGAAGCCGGCAAAGTTACCGTCGATTCAAGTCATCGTGAGGTTAATCAGTAA
- the priA gene encoding primosomal protein N', whose product MIAQIIVDIAAKQTDRIFEYHVPDELDEVEIGSRVFVPFGSRKLQGFVVGLSEKSQYQGQLKDLLLVVDEMPPLTNELVDLSKALAKRVFSYRISILKTMLPRVMRANYRKVLTPVSDQAKALPFFQGDPIDLTKVTDNREIAYIRKLLRNDEAKVEYIVENRAKVKTENVYSLPLAQKDYLAFYEELRSNAVKQKQLLTFVIQHYDEFPLKQTLIEKQAEINTATLTSAVNKGWLRKDRAEIYRDPLAGFATATKNHHQVVLNDNQTAALAQITPAIENKKAQTFLLEGITGSGKTEVYLNAISKTLALGKNALMLVPEISLTPQMVEQVKDRFGDQIAVLHSGLSEGELYDEWRRIRRGEVRVVVGARSAVFAPLTNIGLIVIDEEHESSYKQEDNPRYHARDVAIWRSKYNSCPLVLGSATPSLSSRARAQKGVYQLLLLPQRANNKKLPEVHLVDLKQADFAGNQLDLSVQLVKAIEDRLARHEQIILMLNRRGFANFMLCRECGYVMKCPNCDLSLTMHKDTHQMQCHYCGYSTSIPRECPNCKSSRIRFLGTGTQKVLEELNELLPEAKVLRMDVDTTRRKGAYKNILDAFGNHEADILLGTQMIAKGLDFPNVTLVGVVNADTGLWVPDYNASERTFELLTQVAGRAGRAEKTGEVIIQTFNPDHYAIKLAKKQDYEHFYAYEMRVRHAGNYPPYFYTVLISVASKNEQNAAREAFRIKKQLQSHLHSETIILGPTPSAISRLKNQYYYQILVKYKKEDNLNNLLHQIQDSAQKVKKYGLNIYIDNEPERIM is encoded by the coding sequence ATGATTGCGCAAATAATTGTAGATATTGCGGCAAAGCAAACAGACCGCATTTTTGAATATCATGTTCCAGATGAACTAGATGAAGTCGAAATTGGTTCTCGCGTTTTTGTTCCGTTCGGTTCACGCAAGTTGCAGGGCTTTGTTGTAGGTTTAAGTGAAAAAAGTCAATATCAAGGTCAGCTGAAAGATTTGCTTTTAGTAGTGGATGAAATGCCGCCATTAACAAATGAACTAGTGGACCTATCCAAGGCACTGGCAAAGCGAGTATTTTCTTATCGCATTTCAATTTTAAAAACCATGCTTCCGCGAGTGATGCGGGCAAATTACCGTAAAGTATTAACACCGGTTTCTGATCAAGCAAAGGCGTTACCCTTTTTTCAAGGTGATCCAATTGATTTAACTAAAGTTACTGATAATCGTGAAATTGCGTATATCCGTAAACTTCTTCGCAATGATGAGGCCAAGGTTGAATACATCGTTGAAAATCGTGCTAAAGTAAAAACGGAAAACGTTTATTCGCTACCGTTAGCGCAAAAAGATTATCTTGCTTTTTATGAAGAACTCAGAAGTAACGCGGTTAAACAAAAACAGCTGCTTACGTTTGTGATTCAGCATTATGATGAGTTTCCGTTGAAACAAACTTTGATAGAAAAACAGGCTGAAATTAACACGGCGACTCTTACTAGTGCTGTGAACAAAGGATGGTTACGTAAAGATCGGGCAGAAATATACCGTGATCCCCTAGCTGGTTTTGCAACAGCTACTAAAAACCATCATCAAGTTGTATTAAATGATAATCAAACAGCTGCTTTAGCTCAAATCACCCCTGCCATTGAAAACAAAAAAGCACAAACCTTTTTGTTGGAAGGAATTACTGGCAGTGGGAAAACTGAAGTCTATCTTAATGCGATTAGTAAAACCCTTGCTCTCGGTAAAAATGCCTTGATGCTGGTACCGGAAATTTCATTAACTCCCCAAATGGTTGAACAAGTTAAAGATCGCTTTGGAGATCAAATTGCCGTCTTGCATAGTGGGTTATCAGAAGGTGAATTGTACGATGAGTGGCGCCGAATTCGCCGCGGAGAAGTTCGCGTAGTTGTTGGCGCACGCAGTGCCGTTTTTGCACCATTAACGAATATCGGGTTAATTGTAATTGATGAAGAACATGAATCTTCTTATAAGCAAGAGGATAATCCGCGCTATCATGCCCGTGATGTTGCAATTTGGCGTAGCAAGTATAATTCGTGTCCGTTAGTGTTAGGCAGTGCAACGCCTTCTCTTTCGAGTCGTGCGCGAGCACAAAAGGGTGTTTATCAGTTATTATTATTACCGCAGCGGGCAAATAATAAAAAACTGCCTGAAGTTCATTTAGTAGATCTTAAGCAAGCTGATTTTGCAGGAAATCAGCTAGATTTGTCTGTCCAATTAGTGAAAGCAATTGAGGATAGATTAGCTAGGCATGAGCAAATAATTTTAATGCTTAATCGCCGCGGTTTTGCTAACTTTATGCTCTGCCGCGAATGTGGTTATGTTATGAAGTGTCCCAACTGTGACCTCTCGTTAACGATGCACAAGGATACGCACCAAATGCAGTGTCATTATTGTGGCTACTCGACTTCAATTCCGCGTGAGTGTCCTAATTGTAAAAGTAGCAGAATTCGGTTTCTTGGGACAGGTACACAAAAGGTGCTGGAAGAATTGAATGAACTTCTGCCCGAAGCCAAAGTATTGCGAATGGATGTGGATACTACAAGACGCAAGGGTGCTTATAAAAATATCTTGGATGCGTTTGGTAATCATGAAGCAGATATATTGCTGGGAACGCAAATGATCGCAAAAGGGCTTGATTTTCCAAATGTTACCTTAGTAGGCGTGGTAAATGCGGACACAGGATTATGGGTCCCGGATTATAACGCTTCTGAGCGCACTTTTGAATTGCTCACACAAGTTGCTGGACGTGCTGGACGTGCTGAAAAAACGGGCGAGGTCATTATTCAAACTTTTAATCCAGATCACTATGCTATTAAACTAGCTAAAAAACAGGATTATGAGCATTTTTATGCGTATGAAATGCGGGTTAGGCATGCTGGAAACTATCCCCCGTATTTTTACACGGTTTTGATTTCAGTCGCATCTAAAAATGAACAAAATGCTGCGCGCGAAGCCTTTAGGATAAAAAAGCAACTTCAGAGTCATCTGCATTCGGAAACAATCATTTTAGGTCCAACGCCAAGTGCAATTTCTCGTCTAAAAAACCAATATTACTATCAAATACTGGTAAAATATAAAAAAGAGGACAATTTGAACAATTTGTTGCACCAAATTCAAGATTCTGCACAAAAAGTTAAAAAATATGGTTTAAATATCTATATTGATAATGAACCTGAACGCATAATGTAA
- the gmk gene encoding guanylate kinase has translation MAEKGLLLVLSGPSGVGKGTVKSAIVENKVFPFEYSVSMTTRKPRPGEVDGRDYYFVSEEQFQEAINQGKLLEYNNYVNHFYGTPLDPVQKMLNEGKDVLLEIDVNGAQKVREKMPDGVFIFLTPPDLHTLHLRLENRGTESEDVIMGRIKQARNEILVMQDYDYAVVNDTVANAVDHIKAIVDAEHVSVKRVIDTYRKMVRED, from the coding sequence ATGGCAGAAAAAGGTTTGTTACTTGTCCTTTCGGGTCCTTCAGGAGTTGGAAAAGGTACCGTTAAAAGTGCAATTGTAGAAAATAAGGTTTTTCCTTTCGAATATTCGGTTTCGATGACTACGAGGAAGCCGCGACCAGGTGAAGTTGATGGTCGAGATTATTATTTTGTTAGTGAAGAGCAATTTCAGGAAGCTATTAACCAGGGGAAGCTTTTAGAATATAATAATTACGTAAATCATTTTTACGGTACACCGCTTGATCCTGTTCAAAAGATGTTGAATGAAGGTAAGGATGTCTTACTGGAAATTGACGTTAATGGTGCTCAAAAGGTGCGAGAAAAAATGCCAGATGGTGTTTTTATCTTCTTGACACCACCTGATTTGCACACTTTACACTTGCGTTTAGAAAATCGTGGAACAGAATCTGAAGATGTCATTATGGGTCGAATTAAGCAGGCACGTAATGAAATCTTAGTTATGCAAGATTATGATTATGCAGTTGTAAATGATACTGTTGCTAACGCCGTTGATCATATCAAGGCAATTGTTGATGCAGAACACGTTAGCGTTAAAAGAGTAATTGATACCTATCGTAAGATGGTCAGGGAGGATTAA
- the fmt gene encoding methionyl-tRNA formyltransferase: MTSVIFMGTPEFSVPILKGLVANDYEIKGVVTQPDKKVGRKQTLTKTPVKVAAESLGLPIFQPVKLSRSPEVEELIQMHADLIVTAAYGQFLPTKFLNSVKIAAINVHGSLLPKYRGGAPIQYSLINGDTETGITIMEMVKEMDAGDIYAQEAIKIADNDTTGSIFAKLSIVGRDLLLQTLPQIIADPSKKTPQDASKVVFSPNISKAQEEIKLTMTATQANNLIRGLNPDPGAYILVDGKRLKVWQAAVSSTTTDLPAGSLVANNNCFAISMAKKTVLELKEIQPAGKKRMDVKSFLNGQGGKFKVGDQIAK, from the coding sequence ATGACATCAGTAATTTTTATGGGGACACCTGAATTTTCAGTTCCAATCTTAAAGGGACTAGTTGCAAATGACTATGAAATTAAGGGCGTTGTTACTCAACCTGATAAAAAGGTTGGTCGCAAGCAAACACTGACCAAGACGCCAGTAAAAGTTGCCGCTGAAAGTTTGGGACTACCAATTTTCCAACCAGTAAAGCTTTCCCGCTCACCTGAAGTGGAAGAACTAATTCAAATGCACGCTGATTTAATTGTTACTGCTGCTTACGGTCAATTTTTGCCTACCAAGTTTTTAAATTCGGTTAAAATTGCGGCTATTAATGTACACGGGTCGCTTTTACCAAAATACCGTGGTGGAGCACCAATTCAGTACTCATTAATAAACGGTGATACCGAAACCGGAATAACTATCATGGAAATGGTAAAAGAGATGGATGCTGGTGACATTTATGCCCAAGAAGCCATCAAAATTGCGGATAATGACACAACTGGCAGTATTTTTGCTAAGTTGTCGATTGTTGGTCGTGATTTATTACTGCAAACTTTGCCGCAGATAATTGCTGATCCGTCTAAAAAAACGCCACAAGATGCAAGTAAAGTGGTTTTTTCACCTAATATTAGTAAAGCCCAGGAAGAAATCAAACTCACTATGACCGCAACGCAGGCTAATAACCTGATTCGTGGACTTAATCCCGATCCAGGTGCTTACATACTTGTTGATGGTAAACGACTAAAAGTCTGGCAGGCTGCTGTTAGTTCTACCACAACTGATTTACCAGCGGGCTCCTTGGTTGCAAACAATAATTGTTTTGCGATTAGTATGGCTAAGAAAACAGTTTTAGAGCTTAAAGAGATTCAGCCAGCGGGCAAGAAGAGAATGGATGTCAAAAGCTTTTTAAACGGACAAGGTGGTAAATTTAAAGTAGGAGATCAAATTGCTAAATAA
- the pknB gene encoding Stk1 family PASTA domain-containing Ser/Thr kinase: MINKGYLLGDRYRILDTLGEGGMANVYLAEDIILQRKVAVKILRLDLQKEPQTLARFQREALATSELSHPNIVMVLDVGTDQGLPYMVMEYVDGPDLKDYILQNSPLDLHDVIRIMDQILSAMALAHKHNVIHRDLKPQNILMDKRGNIKIADFGIAVALNQNSITQTNSALGSVHYMSPEQTRGGLITKQSDIYSLGIILYELITGSVPFNGDSAVAIALKHAQEPIPSIKEKDANVPQALENVVLKATAKDPRDRYASAREMQSDLDTSLDPARADEPVFEPTHGVNDDETIILPNFNAKSKLKSTEQKVEDEIEQNEEKELPKKTNFFQALRNHKWWWLFVGLAAILVVVLMFFVVTNNSRNDIRIPDVTNLSEDRARQQIENVGLKVGQIKHRNSNSIKRGKVIRTSPSAGKSLKKGRFVDIYVSDGVGMVRVPDVTGQAYERAVYKLEKMGFDVIRENQFSDNVPVNHVISQSIAADVEVKPARTTITLVVSKGRDDNDRRKSVKLPNFKNYSLKAVQEFAHKHELILQVTPTYSKRVKKGNIISMSPSAGTEVPRGSTIVVSVSEGPKAERDSTVIKTFTITYEDDDDDDSSNKRGNHVQIYIADDNHSIDNIYRDLYIKRDVNFSIPFLLKNHSGELRVVRDGQTILNEKVTK; this comes from the coding sequence GTGATCAATAAAGGATATTTATTAGGTGACCGTTATCGCATCCTTGATACGCTGGGTGAAGGTGGAATGGCTAATGTTTATTTAGCAGAAGACATCATTTTGCAGCGCAAAGTAGCAGTTAAAATCTTAAGGTTGGATTTGCAAAAAGAACCGCAGACATTGGCTCGTTTTCAGCGTGAAGCCCTCGCGACTAGTGAACTAAGTCATCCAAATATTGTCATGGTTCTCGATGTCGGTACTGATCAGGGATTACCTTATATGGTAATGGAATACGTTGATGGCCCAGACTTAAAGGACTATATATTACAAAATTCGCCCCTAGATTTGCATGATGTTATCCGAATTATGGATCAAATTTTAAGTGCGATGGCATTGGCTCATAAGCATAATGTGATTCACCGTGACTTAAAGCCGCAAAATATTCTCATGGATAAAAGGGGAAATATTAAAATAGCGGATTTTGGGATTGCTGTAGCCCTGAATCAAAATTCAATTACCCAAACTAATTCTGCTCTTGGTTCTGTTCATTATATGTCGCCCGAGCAGACTCGTGGCGGCTTAATTACTAAGCAGTCTGATATTTATTCTTTAGGTATTATTCTTTACGAATTAATAACCGGTTCGGTTCCGTTCAACGGGGATTCGGCAGTCGCGATTGCACTTAAGCATGCCCAGGAGCCAATTCCTTCTATTAAGGAAAAAGATGCAAATGTGCCTCAGGCACTTGAAAATGTTGTGCTAAAAGCAACAGCCAAAGACCCGCGTGACCGGTATGCTTCTGCTAGGGAAATGCAATCAGATCTTGATACTAGTTTAGATCCAGCCCGCGCAGATGAACCCGTTTTTGAACCGACTCATGGTGTCAATGACGATGAAACTATTATTTTGCCTAATTTCAATGCTAAGTCTAAGCTAAAGTCAACTGAGCAAAAGGTTGAAGATGAGATTGAGCAAAACGAAGAAAAAGAATTACCTAAAAAGACAAACTTTTTTCAAGCATTGCGCAATCACAAATGGTGGTGGCTATTTGTTGGCTTGGCAGCAATTTTAGTAGTCGTCTTAATGTTTTTTGTTGTTACTAATAATAGTCGCAATGATATTAGAATTCCAGATGTGACTAATTTATCGGAAGACCGTGCCCGGCAACAAATTGAAAATGTCGGTCTCAAAGTGGGACAAATTAAGCACCGAAATTCTAACAGTATCAAACGCGGGAAAGTCATTCGAACTTCTCCAAGCGCAGGAAAAAGTTTGAAGAAAGGTCGCTTCGTTGATATTTATGTGTCAGACGGGGTGGGAATGGTCCGCGTACCTGATGTAACCGGACAGGCATATGAAAGAGCCGTCTATAAGTTAGAAAAAATGGGCTTTGACGTTATTCGCGAAAATCAATTCTCAGATAATGTTCCCGTCAACCACGTAATTTCGCAAAGTATTGCGGCAGATGTTGAAGTAAAACCGGCAAGGACAACAATTACGTTAGTTGTCTCTAAAGGTAGAGATGACAATGATCGGCGCAAGAGTGTAAAACTACCTAACTTTAAAAATTATTCTCTTAAGGCCGTCCAAGAATTCGCTCATAAACATGAATTGATTTTACAAGTCACACCAACGTATTCTAAACGGGTGAAAAAGGGTAATATCATTTCGATGAGTCCATCTGCTGGTACAGAGGTTCCTAGAGGAAGTACGATTGTTGTGAGTGTTTCGGAAGGGCCCAAGGCTGAAAGAGACTCTACGGTTATTAAGACGTTTACGATTACCTATGAAGACGATGATGACGATGACTCATCAAACAAGCGCGGCAATCACGTTCAGATTTATATTGCGGATGATAATCATTCGATTGATAATATTTATCGTGATTTATACATTAAGCGGGATGTTAATTTCTCAATTCCATTTTTGCTGAAGAACCATTCTGGTGAATTACGAGTTGTTCGCGATGGACAAACCATCCTGAATGAAAAGGTGACTAAATGA
- a CDS encoding Stp1/IreP family PP2C-type Ser/Thr phosphatase produces MIKTAFASSIGRIRKSNQDFVQVFENKSNVTMAIVCDGMGGHQGGDVASTMAVSHLGHSFSMTDFNDCVSAHKWLDVQLSSENETILRTADRFPDLNGMGTTIVLAIVFDHQALIAHLGDSRAYGYSDGQFTQLVEDHSLVNELVKMGQITKQQAKNHPQKNIITQSLGVSSTVDPEFCQIDLKDNDLILLCTDGLTNSLSDPQIQQILATKGLSLKDRCHKLINEANRLGGGDNITVCLVLNEGGDD; encoded by the coding sequence TTGATAAAAACAGCATTTGCTTCCAGTATTGGTCGGATACGGAAAAGTAATCAAGATTTTGTTCAAGTTTTTGAAAATAAAAGTAATGTAACAATGGCGATTGTCTGTGATGGCATGGGTGGCCACCAAGGTGGGGATGTTGCCTCAACGATGGCTGTCAGTCATCTCGGACATAGTTTTAGCATGACTGATTTTAACGATTGTGTTAGTGCGCATAAATGGCTGGATGTGCAATTGAGCTCTGAAAATGAAACAATCTTGCGCACCGCTGATCGCTTTCCTGATCTAAATGGAATGGGGACAACAATTGTTTTAGCAATTGTATTCGATCACCAAGCCCTGATTGCTCATTTAGGTGACTCAAGGGCTTATGGCTATTCTGATGGTCAATTTACACAATTAGTAGAAGATCACTCACTAGTTAATGAATTAGTGAAAATGGGTCAGATTACCAAGCAACAAGCAAAAAATCACCCACAAAAAAATATCATTACGCAATCACTAGGTGTTTCCAGTACGGTTGACCCTGAGTTTTGTCAAATCGATTTAAAGGATAATGACCTGATATTATTGTGTACTGATGGTTTGACCAATTCCTTAAGCGATCCGCAAATTCAACAAATTTTGGCTACTAAGGGCTTATCGCTTAAAGACCGTTGTCATAAATTAATTAATGAGGCTAATCGTTTAGGTGGTGGAGACAATATCACAGTTTGCCTAGTGCTAAATGAAGGCGGTGATGACTAG